A genome region from Cyanobacteriota bacterium includes the following:
- a CDS encoding Npun_R1517 family heterocyst differentiation transcriptional regulator, translated as MNYDPLDCSQNSLNRLDASNTCQPSQTEISVYECELTLRFRLIEERAAFHDLDEDELLEKLLEAVTCGNDDYMEIGQKQIRVSELSEVQASPKMRRQLIRLRNFMGS; from the coding sequence ATGAATTACGATCCCCTCGATTGTTCCCAGAACTCGCTAAATCGATTAGATGCTAGCAATACCTGCCAACCATCTCAGACTGAAATTAGTGTGTATGAGTGTGAGCTGACCCTGAGATTTAGACTGATAGAGGAACGGGCTGCATTTCACGACCTTGATGAGGACGAACTTTTAGAAAAGTTATTAGAAGCAGTAACCTGCGGTAATGATGACTATATGGAAATCGGCCAGAAGCAGATCCGGGTATCCGAGCTTTCTGAAGTGCAAGCATCTCCTAAAATGCGACGGCAACTGATTCGACTCCGGAACTTCATGGGCAGCTAA
- the petD gene encoding cytochrome b6-f complex subunit IV codes for EWYLYPVFQILRIVPNKLLGIAMMGAIPLGLMLVPFIESVNKFQNPFRRPVATAVFLFGTAVTLWLGIGATFPIDKSLTLGLF; via the coding sequence CGGAGTGGTACTTGTATCCTGTATTCCAGATTCTGCGGATCGTACCTAACAAGTTGCTAGGGATTGCAATGATGGGAGCTATTCCTCTAGGGTTGATGTTGGTACCCTTTATCGAGAGTGTCAACAAGTTTCAAAATCCCTTCCGCCGCCCCGTAGCGACAGCAGTATTTCTGTTTGGCACTGCTGTGACTCTGTGGCTTGGAATTGGTGCAACCTTCCCAATCGACAAGTCTCTAACCTTGGGCTTGTTCTAG